The genomic stretch AGTCAGTGACCGTCAGGGCCCTGCCGCTCCCTTGGCCAGCCCGGACCAGGCGCCGCACCTGCACAGGTAGGCCCCGCATGCCGGCGTGCAGCCTTTCCGGTGACACACACTCTGCCTCTGACCTGTGAACAAGCCCTGTACACTCATCTCACAGGCGGGAGGTGGAGCCAGAACCTGGCGACGGGTTCGAGACACTGGGGTGCACTGAGGCTCAGCTGAGCACACTGAATGGCACTGACCAGTGCGGGGCGCTCTCGGACCCCGATGGACCCTTCGTGGCCTGCCATGACATCCTCGAACCCGACCAGTTTCAACAGTAAGTGCGGCTTTAGCAttctgacggggggggggcgtatATCCTGCGGCTACCAGCTGGGTCATCCTCAGGGCCTCCACACTAAAACTGCATCCGTGTTTTCCAGGGACTGTATATTTGATCTCTGCGCCGAGCAGCAAGACCCACAACTGCGCTGTGACAGCTACAAGGTATATGCCGAGGCCTGTCAGGAGGAGGGCGTCAAACTCGGGCCCTGGAGACAGCAGCTGGGTTGTGGTAAGAATTCACACGTCATTAATGCCGAGCTAAGCTGCATCACACTGGAGTGCTTCagtttttaagttttatttgtcacatgcacaattattcttaataaaatgtgcagtgaaatgcatggCTTCCAGACTGTGAACAAGGGACATAAGTATAAAGGGAACATAAGTATTAAAAGATAAGATATAGGACAATAGACAATGAAcattaaacaataaacaataatcACAGATATCCATAGTGTGCAGTTGACAGTGTGCAAAGAGACTGggaataaatatttacatatataaacTGCCCCATGACCTTGAATAGGACAaccggttacagaaaatggatggatgaatggatggatggatatgtaaAAGGTGCTTGTGTAAGCTGAGAAGGTTGCCCTCTCTAAACACAGTTCTTATTCAGGATCCATATTGCTGAGCATCCTGATTTTGTTGAGCTCAACAtgtccctgggtcaacaagggaggggcttgcgTTTCACTTTTTTAAGCAATCACAGTCATGTCCGTAACACCTGGGGAATAACATCAGATAAGAGGGTGAcgatctggaagtattttacagttttacctagtagcacagcgattttcAATCTTTGTAAAAATTTTTAGAGGTGGAAGTagcgtttagtggaaaatcACACTAAACAAATCGCATGCAATTGTGCGAGACAACGGAAGTAGTATGAAAAAAGCAACGTATGATTTGGGGGTCGCTAGCTTGGGCTGGTTTGCGCACTCGCTACAGATTGTGATACATGTGAGGCTGATATCACAACGATGTGTTCCCAGTGTGAGAAAATTTGTGGGGCATTTGAAGCATTCACCACTTGCGTATCCTcgcttggaagatattcaaattgAACTGTAAGTtcctcaaaaatgcttaaaacaaaatgtACGAGCGAGGTGGAGCAGCATGTTATGTACGTTTCTaatagcctaattaaatatttttagcatacattttttcctttgcatgaataatatataaaagATAAATATATTGTAGCAATGGGCGACCTGAGGCATCGCGAGCGTAGCGAAGAATGAGAAAACTTACTTGCCGGGGAAAACACACCTTTTAATTATAGTCCTTAACAAAACTAATAACAGGAACTCAAGGAGCACTGAACCCATTAACGTGTCACCGAAACACAAGGTGGCCAGACGCCGAACTGGTGCACACACGGTGGGAAAGTTAAACAAGCTAGGAACACGCGAGGATTGGACAAGGATACACACAAGACCCGGATAAACATACACGCCCCGATCGGGAAGGCAACTATaaccataacaacaacaatacaagggctatttacaattacaCAGACACAGGGCTATATACAGCAGCGCTCGCAAGGCATGCTGGGTTTCCAGTGGGAGAAAATCTGTGGGGCATTTGAAGCATTCACCACTTGGTGTCCTCGCTTGTGCGCAGAGACTTCCTCAGCCTTTCTGTGCTGGCCCTCTGGCCACGGCAGCTTTGTCTGACCCCAGCACAGAGAAGAGGCTATCGTTGTGGTGGCTGGGATCCCTGCACTTACAGTACATGTGCGCTCTGTGCTAACTGGCAGGACGATCTATCACTGTTTTATTCCTAATAACCTCAATAACTGCTCCCTTCTTTGTGTGCCAGTCTCATTACCGTCTTTTAATGCTGGCCTTTGCTTTCCCAGCCCTGTCTTGCCCAGGAAACAGCACATATAGCAGCGGCATGACGGCCTGCCCAGCGTCCTGCGGCGACCTCTCTGCCCCCTCGGCGTGCGCTGAGCCTTTCCTCACGGAAGGCTGCCAATGCGCCTCCGGCTTCACCATGAGCGGCACCGAGTGCGTCCCCTACACCCAGTGCGGCTGCAGATACCTGGGAAGATACTTCCTGGTCAGTCCCAGTGTGCAGATCCCGAGCCGATCGGCATGTTTTCCAGCACGTGCGCTGACCTTCCTGTCCTCGCCCTCCTCCAGCTGAATGAGAGGTTTGTGACGGAGGACTGCTCCCAGAGCTGCCAGTGCACGCCGACCGGGGCGGTGTGCCAGCCAAAGAGCTGCCCTGAGCATTACGTCTGCACCATCTACGACTTCGTACGCGACTGCTACAAGCGTGAGTGTGACCGGCAACCAGGCCCAGACGTGTCGCGGAACCAGCCTCTGCCTCAGAGAGAGAGTTTCTGGTTCCCTTGAACACTTTAAAGTCAAGGCAAGCTCTGCAGTCACAGATGATAGCCTGACATGAAGAGCTTAGATCTCCGACATGACACCAGGAACATGTCATCCCGCTGCTTTCGTCCTGGCTGTCAGCCATCACGGGTAGCAGAGTGCGAGGCGTCGTGGTCGCTCATCTCCAGGACTGGGGGCTTGAATCTTGCCCCCCCATTCGATTTTTGAATTTTGCATGTTCCTCCTGCATTGCgtaggtttcctctgggtactcctgTTTCTGTCCAAGTTCTAAAACATGCTGTCAGAGTCAAAGATCTTTATTTCTCATATGCAGTCATACTTGTacagcagggttccccaattccggtcctggacggccagtctgcaacacagtttgcagatttccctgctcagacacaccttaatcagctaattaccaggttATTAAGTGTGTtagagcagggaaatctgcaaactgtgttgcagactgACCCTCCAGGGCCGGATCTCGGGAACCCTGCTgtacaacatacagtgaaatgcttATTCTGACAGGTCCACTGACTCTGCTATATAAAATTAAGGAAATTATATTCTaaaatatacagaatataataaaaatgaaaatataaacgTATCACattatttagtgttttagtgggTGCAAATATGCAAGGTAGGTAGGAGTGTGCAATATGGATAGAGGGTGAAAAGGgagttgtgtgtgtgcgtgtgatggactggcttcccgtTCAGGGCGTCCCCCAGTGTCCTGCTCTGTGTTACGTGGGATACCAGGCCCATCATGCCTCATCATGCCTCATCATGCCTCATCGTGACTCATCATGGGACGAGCAATTATAGGAGATGACATCTGCAGTCTGCAGTGAAAATTAGGATAAGGAAATAAGAACATCAAGCACTTCAACAAATGATCATTTATAATAGTAAAGTTGCATAAGTTGCATAAAAAGTGCTGAACACGTGATGGAATTTGCCACTAACAATTTTTTATTCTGCACACACTTATCGAAAGTTACGATTAAGGTATGGAAATGTTCAATGTGTCTAGTTTTCCTGATGTTCCCGGAATATTTTCACACTACTTAATTACTACTAGTTAAGAATAAGAGTATAAAAACAAACGCGTAGAGCAGCGGGTAACAGTGTCGCTCTGCATCTCCAAGGCCATGTGTCCACGGCTGCACGGTGCATAGGTAGTATACACATATGGTACTTtttgtaaaattatattttattagaAAACAATGTTTTTATACATTAATTGTGGTAAAAAGATGGTCCGCTAAAAATGTTATTATGCTGACATTGACAGAACATAAAACGTGGCAATAACGTTGCGTTAACGTTATGGTAAAAAGATTCTCTGCCAACTTTGAGAAGAGCTTCGCATAAAGTTTCCTGTTAGCTGGGTTGATGGTGGAGACTGACTGAGCCTGTGTGGTCCGACAGCGAGCCCGTGCTTCAGCTACCCCTGTCTGAATGGAGGCAAGTGCAAAGACGATGAGGACACCTTCACCTGCCAGTGTCCCGAGGGCTTTGAGGGCTCGCACTGTGAGATAGAGAAGGTGGAGAGCGACGGCCTCGGTGAGTATTTCAATGcagacaggtgggggggggcactagtCAAACTCTCACCCAGCACCATCGTCCTGTAGGGGCTTTGTGCTAAAAAGTCACTTACACCCACCTGACCGTTCTTCAGCTTTCATTCGAAAACTGCTGCATGCATATTATTTTTCTCAATTCATACAGGCAGTGCCCAGGATAACAATATCCACACTACACTTATACTTacctaaccctgaccctaacccttaaCCCTTACCACCATACTCGCCATAAAGCCTATAATACTAAACttcaggttaaatacaatggtccATAATAATGAACAGACGCATTAGCctactttgtgacgctcgtGAAAACATTGCGTGGCTTCAGCGGTTCGTCTGTTTGAGGTGCAGTACAGCACCATATGTAGctagatttattattattgtactaTTATCGTTATTAtgcactgtattattatttttctaactTATTGTCAAATTTAACTTAAAGACAGACAGATCTTGTTTATATCCTGGGGACTACTTGTATTTTAAATCAGTCCACAAAGATAGCATTTAACATGACGATATAACCATTAATGTACTGGTCTTGCTTTCTTACTGTAGATAAGCTGACAGTGATTCTGATTGGAGTTCTGGTTCCTCTCGGGGTGATAATCATCGCCTTGATATGCTGTTGCGTGTACAAGAGCAGCAGGAAAAGGTAAGGAAGTGTCCTCAGCAGACAAACAGCATGATAGATGACAGCAAGAGATCACTGAGGGGAACATCAGAGCTTCACAGACACGATGACAGACCACTTTCTGAGTCACAGGCTCTGATTTTCTGCCCTCCACTCTGCATCTCtcattttaaattattacaGCAAGTAAAATCGTAACTGTCTTTTTGGCATAACAGGCAGAAGTATGAAAACAAAGAACTTCTAATGGACAGAACACGAGGTAGGTGCCCAACCAGAAACAGCAACACCAGCCATTCAAGCTATAACATCCGCTGAGTCGATTCAGATTTATTACTTAAGTCATATAACTATATTATTGGATACGTGACTATTAATCTACATATGTATTACACAATTGGAAAGTGGCATTCATATTcatttgctgtttttattttccagaTTCTTTTGATGTAGATATGGACTCTGAGACCACAAGGAAGGTTACTGTAACAAAGTTTTGAAGAATGGATTGAGCAtttcacaggaaaaaaataaccaTTCTATATTTACTTCTGTTTAGGGGTGTTAAGGGTGGTTAGAATATTCCGGTACCTGAAAGCCAAACAAACACCTAGTTCGTATATATTCTTTTCATCAGTACTGTAATTGTATTATGCCAATTTGACTTCATGtttgccattttatttatttaaaacctCTGTAATCTGGGCTGAAAGCAATTAAATAAAACTATTGCACTGTgaaatttacaaatgcattCCAAATTTCTAATGTGaatgattttcattttctttctttaaagaacacacagacacacttgcCAATTTTACTGCATTTTATTAATTGCTAGAGTGAAACGACCAACCCTCAGCCGGTAAACATATTGAACATGGTAAGATTCTGGTTtccttataaaaattaaaattatgtcaACAAGCAAAAGGGGAAAAACCCATTCAGTCTGAAACAATACAACAGAGTTTAAAATAACTTACATAAAGTGCTTAAAATGAACGAGAACAAATGCATTTGttcattacaaaaataaaaacgatggaaaaaataaaatacaatttaaaaatcaaGCATCCCTTGTACATCAATGTGGTTCCTCACAACATGACAACATGCCCTTGGTCCCAAACATGCCATTTGGGGAAGTGATGCATGAAACCCCTGCGGACTAACAAAACGGAGACACGCGCCCCcttaaatagaaaaaaaaatgtgtgtccTGAATGGGGGAGAGTTCTTGAAGCTCACACTTGTTTCTTAGCTATCATGGCAAGTTACAGGGCTGAGTCTTACATTCCCAACCTTCACGCCAAATGAAACACTAAATCCAGTGTCACGACTCAATAAACAGTAGCCTGTGGAGTTTTACTTAgacaaaaatgttctaaggacaggacaaaaaaatgattggttcaaagagataaccaatcagattgtaggaGGGGtaaccaagacatctgattggttggtcccacctcctctagttgcttggacccacctagtcaacaatctgattggttatctaaCTAAttatcatttttctttctgccctcagaacatattTGTTTAAGCAAAACTCCCATGGGCTAAACAGTACAAGTTAATATAGTACAAAATAATACTCACTCGCATTTGGTTGCACAACTGTGCAGCCTGGCCACCCTTGTGCCCCAATGCATGTAAACATTTCGTTACGGTGAATTAATACCAAACTACGATAAGCTCAAGTATGGAGGATGTATGATGGCAAAATATGTGTCAGTGAGCGATTTCAGACAGACGAATGAATGCCTACCGAAAGTCTAAAGGAACATTGCACAGCTGCTACACCCTGCCAGAAGTGCCTGGAGTGAGAGGAATGTGAGGAAGGCAGAGCGATTGCGAGGTGAAGACCAGGCACGACCAGACAGTGCGGGATTGGAATGAAGAGATAAGACCAAACATAATGCATACAGGACGCTACCAGGGAGGGCaggaagaggagagggagaggccCCGGTGAAGGGTGTGGCATCTCCAACATCCAGCAGCTCGCTTAAGAGCAAACACAGAACCTGAAATGAAATCCTGGACCCGAAACACTAACATACAAAACTGCAGCaaataatggaataaaaaaacagaaatcaggGTTCACAGATGCAAACGTAGAAAATGTCAGTTCTttaacacatgcacacgcaaAGCCCAGCGTGCATAACCTCCAGCGTACAGGGCATCCTGTCCCTTATGACTCACGACTGCTACAAGCAAAATGCCAGGACTATATGAATGTCGCTGCAATTACCAATGAATTTCTATTACTAACACTTCGAACTATTGTTGCTACGACCATGACtatgactattattattattatgatgatgacataatactATAACGTTATCATACCCATTTGTGCCAGCTTAAAACTCCTCTTAAAATTTGTACATGGCGCATATTGGATGTTGGAGTGCAGTATGTTAACACTGTTCATGTTTCATGCCCACTAACCCTTCTAGTTTAAAACACAGAGATCCTATGCACAGTCTGACACAGGTCTTTAACGAACGCCTGCCTGTCAGAAACGTTTCGCCTGCTCTTTTTATCCTCTGCTGCCAGTTTGTGAAGCTGTCAGTCTGAAGCCGTTTCCATCAGAGCAGGCCGTCAGGCTGCATCTGAAACATTACAGTGGACTCCAGTGGATTATCATCTCTCAGCATTTAGGGATAGTCACTGCGTGTTCATGATGGAGTCGCCTTCCGTTCGTGGTCATTCCCCGTCGGCCGTTCGTTCCGTTGCTGTGCCTCTCGATCCCTTTAGCTGACTGGCTCCAGAACCAGGACTTTGCACTCACGTTTGGCAATCTTGTCCAGAGATAGGATGGCCTTCTCCTGGGGCTGGTACAACGGCCGGCCGATAGGTGAGCCCACGGGAGGCGTGATAGCTCGACGCTCCATAACACTGCCTGTTCTGCAGTATCACACAGACAAATAGAGGGCACCAGAGTGCAAATGAGCGTGTGATTATTACGACAGATCAAATCAGACTTTGAACCAAGATGTCTGGGGATTTGAGTGTAGTTGAAGGGTTCATGCTGGATCTCATTAGCGTGAGGTTTTGTGGGTTTGGTTGCCAGATGGCGTAAGCGCACTGTGGTTACCGTAGGGGTCCTCACCTCATGAGATGGGATCGGGAAGGCTGCAGGTGGGAGAAGGACTGGGAACGGCCCAGGCTGGCTTGGTGACGGTCCAGCAGATCCCGCACAGCGGGGCTCGATGGGCTGTTCTTGCGGGAGAGAGGCCGCGCGTCAGGGGGCGGGTTGGAGACGGAGGCTGTGAACTGCAGCTTCAGCTTCATGTGTTGGCTGAGCTGAGAGAAGGAAGAGAGTAGAAAGAGTTGGGAGGAAGGgaaggagaaagagagggaggaagggagggaggttGGGAGGGAGTGGGGGACGAAAAAGAAGAGGCAGTGAGAGGGGAaagagaggagaagagagagGGGAAAGGAGAGGAGGAAGACAGGAGAAGACAATGAAGAGAGAGTGAGGGGGAAGAGAAAAGGAGAGAGGGTGAGCATGAACaagtgaaagaaaaacaaagatcGTGAGAGAGAAGGAGGCAGAGAGTGTGAAAAGTGTGAGTGGGAGAatgcaagagaaaaaaaagagacatTAAATTCACAAGAATACATCAGAAAGACAAACAGCCACAGTTAGTAATTCCGGGTATAAAGGTGAAGAAGCCTTGGGCCTAAAGGAACAAGCTGACAATGCAGAGTAAGGAGGTCCTTAAATCTGTGTCGGTCAGGCACAGACACGTGGAGCTAAAGCACATAATTAAGCGTCTTCTCATTACCAAATCTTGGCCACCCTTGCTTGGCTAACCGGTTCCACCACCTGGCATGCGAataaaccatttaacaattccAGAGAGATGGGTTGCGTAAGGTACTGGGAGCCGTGACGAGGCCACTAGCATCCTGCTCGGCTTCACACGCACGgcaggtgtgtgtgcgtggacaCGGGCTCAGAGTACCTCGAAGAGCCCGGCCCTCAGGATCTGGAAGGCCACGGTGAAGGACAAGGTGCTGCCTTTCTGGCAGTGGCCCAGGTTGCTGAGTGGAGAATGACACACCACCGCACTGACCGACTGGTCCTCACATTGACCGCGACctggagccgggggggggggggggggggggcggggggagggcaATACAAGGAGGTATCAGATTGAAGATTCCAGTTCTGTATCACTATACGCTATATGGCCAGAAGTAAATGAACACCAGCTTGTCCAGCATCAAGTTGGTCTGCCCATTGTTGCTATAACAACCTCTGCTCCTCTAGAAAGGTTTTCCATTACATGTTGGAACACAGCTGGTGGGATGTGCTGCCACTCAGCTTGGGTATTGATGTTGAGGTGACTTTCTGTGAGCTTTTGTGTCCTACCACACACTCTGACCATCACAGTCACTTGCAGATGCGGTTAGCCAGGGCAGCTATAGCTATAGCAGAAATGTGGAGAACGACTTACGATAGTCCTAGGTGGAAAGTCACTAACCTCCCCTTTACAACCACTCTGCTGCTACTGTTTATTGCAGCAGATTGCATgactgtgtgcttaattatacacctaTGCCAGCAATGGGTCTGAGTCAACAGAGTGCGGCCTCTGCTCGGCTGGCCGCCTCCCACCCTCACCCTCAGGTGTCCACACCAGACGCACGGCCAGGAAGTCCTGCAGGTTGTTGAGCAGCGTGTATCGGACACGGAAGCGCTCCCGCACCCCCACCGCACTGGGGCAGCTGGCGGTCATGACGAAGCGTGGCCGGTCCAGCCTTACACTGGGCAGCCTGAATGGGACCGAAAATAAGCATTAGGGTGAGGGTTATCTGACCTAGGGAGTCCTTTAGGGTGAGGGTTATCTGACCTAGGGAGTCCTTTAGGGTGAGGGTTATCTGACCTAGGGAGTCCTTTAGGGTGAGGGTTATCTGACCTAGGGAGTCCTTTAGGGTGAGTGTTATCTGACCTAGGGAGTCCTTTAGGGTGAGGGTTATCTGACCTAGGGAGTCCTTTAGGGTGAGGGTTATCTGACCTAGGGAGTCCTTTAGGGTGAGGGTTATGTGACCTAGGGAGTCCTTTAGAACAGAGGTGTTTCTAcagtagtaatttttaaaagcaGTACTCTGAGACAAAGCCAAACACGACTGACCTGTAATGTGTATAGATGCAGTTGGTGAATGGAAGTTTAGGTGTGGACCACTGGAGGACGGCTACCAAGGGGACCTCCAAcccctgaaacacacacacacacacacacacacacacacaccatcaggGAGAACAGCAGCACACATACAGAATCAGGGAGAACAGCAGCGCACA from Paramormyrops kingsleyae isolate MSU_618 chromosome 10, PKINGS_0.4, whole genome shotgun sequence encodes the following:
- the trappc14 gene encoding trafficking protein particle complex subunit 14 isoform X3 translates to MSFTSTPFRQRCRNRSLLRRQRGAALWCPQKSPLDEPVVLPDEVIFPLTVSLDKLPVSTLKVKVIVTVWKRDVEKAEVREHGYLNVLQQRSPSHTFRHDLNTFKAQVSTTLTVLPPPTVKCQQMTVSGKHLTVLKVLNGFSQEEVCVRDVRILPNFNASYLPVMPDGSVLLVDNVCHQSGEVAMASFYRMDSLSSSLPSMLSALEEHNFLFQLQLSDQPQEDTKEGLEVPLVAVLQWSTPKLPFTNCIYTHYRLPSVRLDRPRFVMTASCPSAVGVRERFRVRYTLLNNLQDFLAVRLVWTPEGRGQCEDQSVSAVVCHSPLSNLGHCQKGSTLSFTVAFQILRAGLFELSQHMKLKLQFTASVSNPPPDARPLSRKNSPSSPAVRDLLDRHQASLGRSQSFSHLQPSRSHLMRTGSVMERRAITPPVGSPIGRPLYQPQEKAILSLDKIAKRECKVLVLEPVS